Part of the Panicum virgatum strain AP13 chromosome 4N, P.virgatum_v5, whole genome shotgun sequence genome is shown below.
TGAGAAGACCAGATAAAATAAATTCAATATGAAAAAATTACCGGAAGGGCTTTGTAATTGATGGTGAGGACGTTGAGACCCGATAAATCCTTCGGGAGAGAATTATGGAACTTCTCGATAATGCACTGTTCTGATACTGAGAGAGTAAACCAAATATAAAGATCAGAAAGCACAGTGTCCAGTGGAAGGGATGAAAAGGGCGCTTTGCCGAAGTCACCGCTGTAGCGGAAGGAGCGCAAGCTAGGCCCAAGCTCAAAGTTCACACTGGCGATCCCATTACAGTACGCGACGGTGAGATTCCTCAGGTTCTGCGGCATGGCCACCGAGTAGAAGAAGTTGCCACATTCGCAGTGGAGCAGGTCGAGAGTGATGAGGTTGGGGCACAGCGCCATCATTTTCGTGAAAGACGCATGGCCAATTGAGATTGAGTGGAGCCGAATGACTACGAGAGCGCGGAACGGCTGGGCGCCTTTGTAGTACATGGTTGAGATGCCGATTCGGCGGAGCGAGAGGCGCGCGAGGAGCGGGCTGCACAGCGGCAGGTGGAAATTGAGCTTGCGCTCGAGCGTTCTGTTCCGCGTCTCGACGTGCAGGTCCTCGACGCGGCACTCGGCGGCGTATTCGGTGAAGCGCCGGAGCTCCGAGGACTTGAGCTTGCAGATATCGACGACGAAGGAGAAgcggtcgaggcggcggcgcgggcgcggctcgcGCTCCAGCGCGTCTAGCTCCCTCCGCACGTCGTGGCGGAATCCGACGTAGACCTCGACGACAGCGCGGTGCTCCCACCGGCGCTTCCACAGGTCGCGCCACCCGCGCGCGACCGCGCCCGTGCGGATCGCGTACTTGAGCGAGAGGTGCGTCAGGATGCGCAGCTGCAGCTCGTCCGGCAGCACCGAGATGCGGTCCACCGGTACCGCACCTGCGTCCACCGCTTCGCATCGGTCCCCTTGCTCATCCACCCTTTGCCTcttcgctccgccgccgccgccgccggagtcgaTCTCCATTTCTCGCTGCTTCCCTGATTTCGGGGAAACCCTTCCTCTCGCTCTCCCACCCACCGCCGCAGGCCGCAGCCGATGCGCCGCACCGCTAAAGAAGCTGGGCTATTGAACTGGTCCATTTCCAGGGCCGAATCTTGTGCGCTATTTGAGCCCGGCCCAGTGTTTTCGGCCCACCAAAACAAAGTGTGCGGCCCACAAAAATGCGGATCCAGAAGCCCACGAAAATTTATAGCAAAGGCGCACCACTAAGCCCTCGCAAACCCTCCCTGGCTCCCTCACAATGGCCGGcgtcccaccgccgccgcggcagctcGAGGTGCGGCGCTTCGCGGCGGCCCGCGCCGGGGAGCTCCGGTCCCTCCATGCCGCAATCTCCGCCCACctcgacgatggcggcggccgcttCCGGCAGCAGCCacgctccgcgcgccgccgcaccacggGGCACCTCCCCaggaagcgccgccgccgcgggagcgggGAGGacgcagccgggaccggagagGTGGGTTCCGCGGGGGAGGGCAGCTCCGCGCCGCGGAAGCTTTCGAGGagggtgaggcggcggcgggagctcgCTGGCAACCCCGCGGAGGGTTTCtctgtcgccggcgacggcgcgcggcggctACGCACGCATCTGTGGCATGCCAAGAGGTTCTCCATGGAGAGGCGGTGGGGATTCATCTTACCCGTCGGCGCCCAGGGGAGGTGAGAAATGGCGATGTTTGTTCGGTGCGCTAGAATCTCAGAAGCAGTATTCAGTTATTTGGTCGCTAGATTAGTAGGCCATCCGTGCAGGAAGAAAATCTTACAATTGTACTGCACATTGCAAGTGGATGTTTCGGAAATAGCACCGTCTAACTCTCACGTCGAAAATCCTAGACTTCTGCATATTTAGTGATAATTGACAAATATAGTAGATGTTGTGCGATCATTTTGGTGCTTCGTAGAGAAGGAACATTGGCTTTACTCCTGAGTCTTGAGTTAACTACAAATGGGCAGTCATGGTAGAGGAAGCTGGACCAGTCTGAAAACGCAATTATATTGTGAGATGATGCATCTGGTACCTTTTGCTGCTGCATGTTAATTTCACCTTTCTGGTTGGTATGGTGTGATATGTAGAGATGTTGGTGTAATTTAAACCCTTTTGCCTAAGGATTGATGAGTAACATGGTTGTACATTCCATTGTGCAGAGGGAGGGGTTCAAGGAGTGTTCTCAAGCGGCTGAAGAACGGCACGATTGTCCATGATTCTAGCTACTTCATTCCAATTGAGCTAGATGGTCCAGAGGTTCTGTTCCCATCCTCTGTCCCTTGATTGCTTATTAAATTTTCCTGCATTCCGTCTACCCATTATCAATGTTTTCCATCTTTTGATAATTCAACAATCTTATTGGGTGTCCTGGCTCACTTTTCCAGGACTCCTTGTTATCCATTCTCAGAATGGTTCTGCGCCCTTCTCCTTCAGACAAAACACCTGATCTGAAGCATCTACAAGGTCCAGTTATGCAAGGCGTTTGCTATGAGAATGCAATGGTATTTACATGTTCGCCACAGACAGTATGGTTGGAAGTGTTTGGAGTGACAACCATGACTTAATTGTTCTTTCCAGCTTTGGGATGTTAGGAGTCCTCATTCTCAGATTGTTGGACCAGTAACATACATGTGGCGCTCATTCTCTGGAGAAAATGACAAGTCAGAAGCTGAAGGAGATCTGTCCACTGCTCACAGCTTTGATGAAAAAAGCAGAAGTTCCTTACGACGCCAATTGTGGATATGGATCCATCCTGCTGCACTTGATGATGGGCTTAGTGCAATAAGATTTGCATGTGAGAGACAGGTACTTCCTCTATTTCTTTTATAAGGCTGTAACTTTCAGTTTTCTTAGGTTTGGTTGGGGAGCAATAGAAGATTTTTTTCAGTGCGCTAAGATTGTAAAAGCAGTATTTTGGTTTGCTTGCTCAATTGATAGTTTCACTCATGTATAAAGAAATTCTTATAGTTCTAGTGTATGTGAGTATGTAAGTTTTTTAGAATACTTTTTTCGTCACTTAATTTGTTTTACGAATCCAAGTAAAATTGTATTTGTACTTCTTATTCAGATTAAGTATGCTCAACTCAAAGATAACACTAGGATGCACCATCGTTGGGGTTTAGGaggaaaaaacaaaagaaaacatcttggcctttttcttttttattgctTACCTTCCCTGAACATATATTAGTTGAGTGCTGTGCTTAGATCAGAAAATACTGGTTATTTTGTTTTCCATGGTTGACAGTAGCGTTTCCcatttttatgtttatgttatAATAATGAACATCCACCTGCTCAATATCTAGGATAAACATTTCTGTCTTTAATGATCTGAAAGGGGCAATTAATATGCTAATTGGTAGCATAATTTGCCTTGTGATGTGTAATCCTTACTGCTGCTTAACCAATACATTTCTTCCTTGCTGTAATACCATTCTTACTTGCTCTCTGCAGATTCAAGATTCTGGTGGTGTGGTCAAATGTTGCTCCTTAGAGGGAAAAATTGCAAAGCTGGAAGTCATGGGATTCAAGGCTATGCAATCTATTAAGAAGATGTTGCATCCAATCAAGTAAGTGCCTTTTATCAGCGAGGAAAAATGATGTCAAGGCTGGCTGTTTATGTTTTTTAACAAATGCAGAGCAAGCAAAATTAACATGGTACCTGATACAAATCATAAGTCCACATCAACTGATACTTCCACGAATTCCTCTACTGTCCCTCATCTTTTGGAAGCATCCATTATTGATCATGCTGAAATTCTTCAGCCTGGTGCTATACTATCCATGATAGTTCATGACCCCAGGGAGGTGTCTGTCAAGGGAACAGTTTCTTCTTCTAAATTGGTCTCACTTGACAAGGAGAACGAAGGCTTGGAAGATGTAGTCCCAAATGCTGATGAGGTGCTATCTGAAGTCGGAAATATGTTGTCATCGATGTGGATGCACCCTGGAAAGCATGATATATTCCTTTCTGACTGTAGAGAACTGTGGGACTCCAGCCAAAGCATAAATCCTCCTGTGGCAGAGGAGGTTCTTTGTGCGGAGAAGCAACGTGACCGCATAAAGTTTTTCTGCCTGGATTCTGGAAATGATCAAGGGCAAACAACACAAGAGAATGATAGCTTCAGTCGATCCTGCCCAGTTGTTCTCCTGAAACATGCCAAAAAGGGAATGCCCTCTCTAGGGTAAGATCTATCTTTTGTCCTCAAATATGTCACTAGGTGTCCTGCTGCAAGAGCATATGAATAAACTGTTAACTTCTATGGTAGCTTTTATATTGTTCCATGTCTCATAAAGAAAGGGGCATTTGCATGGTATCCAGTTTGTGTCCTAATTATGAGTTTGCCTTCCTATGGTTACACCTGTGTCTATCTCATGGTTGTTTCAGATTTAAGTTTGCTTCTTAGAAGAAATATAATTCAAGATCTGTTATCATCATTTTTATGGCGCTTTTATTCAGATTGGCTGCAAACGTCATGTCTTGTCTGTCCTGCATTCCAAATAATGTGTGTTTTGGTTTGTCtagtgagtttttttttttgaaagattttgtCTAGTGAGTTAGTGCACTAATCTTTCTAATATGGTGAATTTGTGATTTATATTCTATTGTCATGCCATCCTGTTAATGAGATTGTCTTATTGTCCACATTCAATGAATATACAGGTGGTCTATCATTTTACCTTTGAGCTGGGTGAAACCTTTCTGGCTTTTTCTAGTATCTCATGGTGCACACGTAATTGGCCTAAGAGAGAGACGGTGGATTGCAACAAAGGTATGTATTATGtaatacaatcggccattatCAGATGCTATTTTGCTTCCAATTGTTACTGCTTTTATTGAATCAGCAGCATGATAAAATGTTGAACCCTCAAATTTGTCAGACTAATCTTTTGTACTTAAGCAACACAGTTATCGTATTTGAAAAGGTGATACCTTACGTTTTGTTGAACAGAGGCAGTAAATAGTGAAATTTGTTCCTGAAGGAGCAGACAGTTCGTTTAGCAGCATTATTCTTTTATATTATCTTTAATACTACTAATGCACTGGCATATCCTTAATGCAGTTCAGAATGCCATGCTTTCCCTATGATTATCCAGACAGCAAAGCATATGCATCATATATGTCCAAGGAAGCTGCTGTTTTTGATAAAGCAGTTGAGTGCCGCCCTGCTGCCAAGAGACCTCCAGTCGTTCCTGTGCCACCTTTATGGCGCTGCATTATGGCTTGTTTTCACAAAGATGATGGCATATTGAGTGGTCCTGAAGTAGATGACTTAGTGCGGGCAAATATCGTATCACCCGAAAAATCATCAGTAAATTCCGAATCTGGAGATGCAGAACCATCACAAGCAAAAGTTGCATCCTTGCAACTTTATGTGCCAAGAACCATCCAAATATTGAGACAATATGTTAAAGAATTTGATATGAAATATCTGAGTTTGTCATCTGACATGGTAACACATACTGACAAACCTAACTTAACTTCTAATGCCACCATCAAAATGACATGTTCCATATGCCTTACAAGAGTTCTGATCCGAGCTTTCAAGGAAGGTTCTTTTGAAGAGGGTGCTGTTGTTTGTGCCCCATTACCTTCAGATCTTCCTGCTTGGAAAATAAGGTCAGTATCCCATGTGTCCTTTTAATACATATTGCCAGAGCTCTGTTAAGATCATTTCTTTGCTGATGTCAAGAGTGTATCAGTCCTTTTTGGAATGTAAATGCGATTTTAGGTCACATATAATTGATATATTTTAGCAATCTTAAGGATACCTTGGATCTTAAGGATACCTTGGCATTTTACCACAACATGCTTGATTTGAGTGTCTGTTAAATAAATCTTCTATAATCTGTTTCCTGCAGTATTGCTTCTCAGGTGGTAATAAGAAACAAACAATAAAACTTGTTGAAGAAACTAATCTCATTTCATGCATGGAACAGatcagaggaagaggaggaatgtGTGGAAAAATGGGTACTCCAGCTCCCTCAGTCCCATGTTAGTTCCTATTTCTCTTGGTTCGACCCTAGCATCGGCAACCTTCAATTGCCCAAAGATGATGCCGCACGGGATGCATTCCGGTTGCCAATAGGCTTTGTTACTACTGGTTTTGTCCATGGAAGGTGACAAGATCTCCCTGCCCATCTATTCATTTTGGTACAGTGTTGCATATTAACTATAAATGACACTCAAGTTCACTTATTTTTGCAGTAATGGGCAAGATGCTGTTGCAGTTGCATTCTGTGAGGCGAAGCTTCTTGCAGTGCTGAGGCGACAGCAATGGGCGCATGAAAACTTGCAGAACAGAGATATCTGTGTCCTTGTCAGGAATGCAAGATCAGCAGCTTACCGACGAGCGCTGGCGACAATCATCCTGGAACATCAAGAGTCAGACCTAGAATTTCTGTAGTCTGGAACCTGTATGATGTGTTTCTCACCCACTGCCAAAATTTGCTGCAAACACTGAAGCAGTCTGTAAACTGTACTATCGCAATTTTGATAGAATTATCATCTGTGTCAGTGCGACTTCACAATTCAATTTTGCATTGTTGTGTACTACACCTAAAATGGTGAATGTTGTGTTCGATATCCAGCTCTACCATGTACCACAGTGGGGTTTGtacatacttttttttttgctaaaatAACTACAAAGGATACCGGTAATGATAATTATGATGTACTCATACTCTCATAGTCAGTATAGTGCAATCATATTTTGTTATTCGACGAGGACTAATCCTGAAAATAAAACAGATATAAAGAACTATGTCAACTCTAGATCTAGAAATAATTATGTGAACTTTAGATCTAGAAAGGAGTACTTGAATATGAGCACTGCACTTCATATAAGATAACAAACTGCATCCCCAATGTAACTGGCAAAATCTGGCATCATATTACACCATCACTGTTCCAGATATACGGCTACAACGAATTCATCCACAAATTGGGTTGTGAAATGAAAGTGGTAAGCGTGCGCTGGAATACCCTGCATTTAGATTACTTCACAGACAGTAGAATTGAAGAAAAGAAGTTACAAAAGTAGTGCCATTTCTTCATACATTATCAATACTGCTCAGATATTATTATCTATAGGATCACAAATCGGTGGGCACAAAGAGTTAAACCTTGATAAAGACCTCAGAATGAAATGGTTGAGTTGCTGGATCGTCAGACTTGCTGACAATCACTCTGTTCAGCTGGCGTTTCGTCCGCTTTTCGCAGGCATTTCGAGAGACAACCGCTCTCTTAtctcttctattttttttctctctatcCCATGTTAGATGCTACCGACATGTCCTGCCCATTCGTCTGCTGATGTAGGCTTATAAAACTTGCTCTTATTAGAGCTATTTCAGTTTCAGGTGGGCTCTACTGAAAAAGGCAATCCCCCATCTCCCCCTCCTCGGATCCCTCTGTGCCACCCCCCTCCACTCCGGACCCCGTCCGCTCCCCTCGCTATCGGTCCCGATCCAGGGGGGTCGCCGCCCACCTCTAATCCTCCAAGGTGACGACGTCGAGCTCCTCCCTCGCCACGACAGGGGCTCCGGGCTCCCTCCCTTTCACTCAACGCGTGCTGGGGTAGGAGTATGGGCAACTCCGACCTCCCCATGCTCCAAGAAGATGATTTGTTTGTGTCATTTATGAGCGGAAGGAGATTACACAAAAGCCGGCCACACCAAATCCGGCTCGAAAAAGGGTTTAAAGGAGGCAAATGATTGGAAAAATGTATTTATTGTCAGTCTAACCTTTTATTGGTTGCTGGCGTCAGAAATTCGGGATGGCATAACCGGAAATGGAATCTGATGGAGTGAAGACAGGCACGAACCCGGAAAGCATTGCTGCATATGGTGAGAACGATTCGGGATGGCAAAGCCGGAAATGGAATGCCTTTTGGCTTTGAATTTCGAACGGGAGAGAGAAGAGGCGGCAAGCAGTTGCTCGCCAGCCAGGCAGCAGCAGATAGCCAGATACCAGGCTGGACCCAGCTGGGCCAACATGACGGATCAAACAGTCTCTCTTGTGGGCTGAAACGATGAACTGGGCTGGACGTTTTATTCTTGCGACCCTTCGCACCGAGCAATTTTAACGAAATTTGTAGCCATTATACTCGAGTAAATTATGTTTGGCGATCACTCAGAGTTTACTCTGAAAATACTCATACTTGGGCCTTTTTGTGTTCAACTTTTGAAGAAAATTCCTGCCACTTTTCCTACGCACCAATAATGCATACACCATTGACCATCCGTCCTGCAGTTGTGGGATGGAGTACTGGGAATGGGATAGATCAAGGCAAGGTTGATGTGTTTGATCCCACGTTTTGCTTGTGCACTAGAGCTCTCTTGCATGAACAAATAGTAGAGTGCATGTGAGATGGAACTTGAAAGTGTAAGAAAACTATTTTGAAACAGAAGTTTAAGCAGTTTGGTTTGGCCCTGATGCCGCCTTCCTCAAGTTACTAATTCAGTATACCTAAATAAAAGTTTAAGGTGCAAGTGTAACACGGGGAGTATCTGAATCTGAATGCGTCGCTTGACAAGAAGTCTCGTCAGCCGAGGACAACGTGGAGGAAGCGGCCAacctcccaagtcccaaccaCCACCCCCGTCAAGGCAAGGAGCGGAGCCTGACGCCGTGACGCGGATGCACGCGACCCGGGCGCCGccctgccaccgccggcgcgaGGCTTTTGCTCGGGCGCGGCGCGTGCGACTTGGGCTGGGTTTTTTCACCACCCGTGCCGGCCAGCGCGGACCGCGACCTCGCCGCCATAAAACCCGCCTGGCGCCTGCCAAGTGCCACCGTCAAGCAACGCCCAGCTCCGCCCGGCACCGGCTCGCTCGCTTCGCGCTTGCCGTCTGGATGCTGCCTCCCCCACCTCGCTCCTCGTAGTTCTCCCCGCCTCCATCTGTCTGTCGCTCGACGTACCCGAGGGAGGCAAAACCACCAAGCCAAAGCCACGCGACAAGcaaccgccggcggcgggcggttcCCAGCTCTCCCATGCTGTtggcgccgggggcggcggcgcggcggcattCCTCGAGAtcgcacgggcggcggcggcggggatgggcCTCGTGGGCGGCGTCCTCGGCTTCTGCGTCGGCCTCCCCgtcgggctcgccgccgcctactTCCTCTACCTCCGCTACTTCGCGGCTCGCCGCCTCCAGGTGATCGaccgcccccgccgccctccACTCCCTCCTAGGCAGCTCTCctttccccgccgccgcggcgcgttgCTTCGCTCAAGTCCCCGCGCGCTTCCGTACGTTCCGATTGCTGCATTAGTTCGAATCGATTGGTCGCGGCCTGTTGACTGATCCGCTGCGCCCTTCGTGCGTGCACGTATCAGCAGCAGCTAGCTAAGCTAGGATGGATGATCCGATCGCCTGCGCAAAATCAGGCAAGCACCCACGGGTAGTCGTCAGCCATGACCCATGAGCACGACGGCTTCCCCCGAATCGAGTCTGGACGGTGCCCACGCAAGCCGTCGACGTCTCTGTGGTTGGGGGAAGATCGATTTGATTGGGATGTTTGGTTGGTTAGTTCCTACTACTGCTTCCTTTCCCATCggttagctagctagcttcgCGTCCTGACTCCTGAGTTAAAACAGTGACCAATCACGAATGGAGTGTCGTATTCTAtatctctgaagtctgaacacgAGTCACGACACGACGCCGGGGAAGCTAGATCGAGCGATTTCCACTCGAGATTGCCTCACCTGGAGCTTGAGGGATTTTGACCGGTTCTGGCCGAGCACGCCTCTGGAGCTAGAGAGTCTTTGGTTGTCCAGCAGGTTCCTTTCAGAAATAGTTGGCCAGCAGAAAGTACTTTTTCCCAGCTTTGAATTGCCTGCCGACTCGATGGCGTATCCGATTCGGGTTTCCTTTGTACAGCCATTTATTCTTCCTTCTCCAGCGACCATCTGCGCCAATGCAACGCATGCCAGGTAGATAGATTTGGACTTTCGGATTAAGAAGTTGTGGCACTGGAGGTTCCGGGTTCGGGAAattaattattatatatatgaTGGGTTTAGTTTCCTGCTGGAGGTACGATGGCTGTATTATTGTTTTCACTTGGATTTTGTGTCTACTATGTCGATCCGCGACAAAGCGGAGACCACGGATTTCAAAGAGGATATGCCAAGTTCATGCCAATAACATATCTCTGTATACGTTAGTTTAATGTGGTTGCCGATGTGAAACGGGATTAGTGCTGACGGGTGCAGAGTATCACCTGATGCTTAGGGATAATAATTTTAAGTTGTCCCTCGTACTGGAGGATGCTTTGCTTTCTTGTCTAACGTGCTTGGAATCATCTCCCTTTGGAAGGGCATGTGGTTCGTGCTAAGTTACAGATGGGTTCGCTGGTTAGCCCGGCCATATGAGCGAAAATGACATGGTTGAATATGGTGCGAATAAAATCCAACTTGGCGAAATTTACTAGAGATTTCTAGCGTGCTTTTCTGAACGTACCCTTTCTACTGAGACTACGACGACGTTTGGACAGCTTAGTTTGTAAGCAAAGAAAGGAGCTATTAGATCGATAGTGCTAAGAAAAGTCATCACCATCATTTTTACTGCTGTATTATTATGTTACGAGATGTCATACGACAAATTTCAATTTGCCACCAATCTAGCACATTATGATAACTTGCCTCTACCAAGTCTAGACACAACTATGTCTGCTTTATATTCTCTGACCACTGCAGTATTATACAAGTTCTAACGTCTATTAACCTTTATTGCCTCTACCAAGTCTAGACAACTATGTCTGCTTTATATAATTGATGCTGCCCTTGTACCCATGGATCACCGGCAATTACAGGTCATGTTTCACCAAGGCCATGTGAATGGCATCTATTGCAAGCTTGCCTGAGACCATGAAGtcatttttttaaagaaaattaCAAAATATTCTGAAAACTAGTATATTTTTAATTGAATTCTAATCCAAAATGTTGCCTGAAATTTTCCTGGAAATCTTGGACCCGGCTGTTTTTCCCTTTCACAATACTATTACGAAATTGCTAATTTCCCTAAAGGTTGATATTTATGGTAATTATGATACGTGTCAATAATATTGCATCGTAATCTGTTTGCTCATGATTGGCTTTACAGGATCCTGTCATTAGACCTCTACGAGATTTAGATTATGAAACCCTACAGACAACAATACCAGATATTCCATTATGGGTGAAGAGCCCAGATTATGAGCGGGTGAGTACGTGTTACACTACTATTTCCAATAATTTATTCTTTGTTTCTTGACGAAATGTCCCTAGTATATACTGTAGGTCCCTGTTTGTTGTAAAGAGTGCAACATGAGCGAGTAAATGCAGGTGTGAGTCAACTGCATGCATTGTTACTCAAAATAACCTCGAGGAACATCTCTTTGAGAACAGAAGTCTATGGAAGAATGAATCAATTTGACAAGGATGAGTTCACCTTCATTTGAAACTATTATTCTAAACATTGTTCATATTTTTCACGCATTCGAGCTATTATTATTCTAAGCATGTACCAATGTTTTAGTTGGAAATTGATGTCGCAAATGCTAACTAGCTAAAATGTTTTGCAGATTGATTGGATGAACAAGTTTATTTTTGACATGTGGCCTTTCCTGGATAAGGTTCTTTCAACTTTCATATGGCGTATTTCGTACAAATTTAGTGTGTGCTTTTCTGTAAGAATTTCAAATGGAAGCATGATTAGCCAAAGTAATGCTCTTTTATTTCATCGAATGCAGGCAATATGCAACAATATAAAACGTGTAACGAGACCAATATTTGATCAATATGTTGGAAAATATGGTATAGAATCCATTGAATTTGAAGAGTTGACACTTGGGGCACTTCCACCTACATTTCAAGGTCCATGATTTCTCTTAGAGAGCTTATT
Proteins encoded:
- the LOC120668516 gene encoding uncharacterized protein C05D11.9-like isoform X3; the protein is MAGVPPPPRQLEVRRFAAARAGELRSLHAAISAHLDDGGGRFRQQPRSARRRTTGHLPRKRRRRGSGEDAAGTGEVGSAGEGSSAPRKLSRRVRRRRELAGNPAEGFSVAGDGARRLRTHLWHAKRFSMERRWGFILPVGAQGRGRGSRSVLKRLKNGTIVHDSSYFIPIELDGPEDSLLSILRMVLRPSPSDKTPDLKHLQGPVMQGVCYENAMLWDVRSPHSQIVGPVTYMWRSFSGENDKSEAEGDLSTAHSFDEKSRSSLRRQLWIWIHPAALDDGLSAIRFACERQIQDSGGVVKCCSLEGKIAKLEVMGFKAMQSIKKMLHPIKASKINMVPDTNHKSTSTDTSTNSSTVPHLLEASIIDHAEILQPGAILSMIVHDPREVSVKGTVSSSKLVSLDKENEGLEDVVPNADEVLSEVGNMLSSMWMHPGKHDIFLSDCRELWDSSQSINPPVAEEVLCAEKQRDRIKFFCLDSGNDQGQTTQENDSFSRSCPVVLLKHAKKGMPSLGWSIILPLSWVKPFWLFLVSHGAHVIGLRERRWIATKFRMPCFPYDYPDSKAYASYMSKEAAVFDKAVECRPAAKRPPVVPVPPLWRCIMACFHKDDGILSGPEVDDLVRANIVSPEKSSVNSESGDAEPSQAKVASLQLYVPRTIQILRQYVKEFDMKYLSLSSDMVTHTDKPNLTSNATIKMTCSICLTRVLIRAFKEGSFEEGAVVCAPLPSDLPAWKISIASQVVIRNKQ
- the LOC120668516 gene encoding uncharacterized protein LOC120668516 isoform X2 translates to MAGVPPPPRQLEVRRFAAARAGELRSLHAAISAHLDDGGGRFRQQPRSARRRTTGHLPRKRRRRGSGEDAAGTGEVGSAGEGSSAPRKLSRRVRRRRELAGNPAEGFSVAGDGARRLRTHLWHAKRFSMERRWGFILPVGAQGRGRGSRSVLKRLKNGTIVHDSSYFIPIELDGPEDSLLSILRMVLRPSPSDKTPDLKHLQGPVMQGVCYENAMLWDVRSPHSQIVGPVTYMWRSFSGENDKSEAEGDLSTAHSFDEKSRSSLRRQLWIWIHPAALDDGLSAIRFACERQIQDSGGVVKCCSLEGKIAKLEVMGFKAMQSIKKMLHPIKEVSVKGTVSSSKLVSLDKENEGLEDVVPNADEVLSEVGNMLSSMWMHPGKHDIFLSDCRELWDSSQSINPPVAEEVLCAEKQRDRIKFFCLDSGNDQGQTTQENDSFSRSCPVVLLKHAKKGMPSLGWSIILPLSWVKPFWLFLVSHGAHVIGLRERRWIATKFRMPCFPYDYPDSKAYASYMSKEAAVFDKAVECRPAAKRPPVVPVPPLWRCIMACFHKDDGILSGPEVDDLVRANIVSPEKSSVNSESGDAEPSQAKVASLQLYVPRTIQILRQYVKEFDMKYLSLSSDMVTHTDKPNLTSNATIKMTCSICLTRVLIRAFKEGSFEEGAVVCAPLPSDLPAWKIRSEEEEECVEKWVLQLPQSHVSSYFSWFDPSIGNLQLPKDDAARDAFRLPIGFVTTGFVHGSNGQDAVAVAFCEAKLLAVLRRQQWAHENLQNRDICVLVRNARSAAYRRALATIILEHQESDLEFL
- the LOC120668516 gene encoding uncharacterized protein C05D11.9-like isoform X1 yields the protein MAGVPPPPRQLEVRRFAAARAGELRSLHAAISAHLDDGGGRFRQQPRSARRRTTGHLPRKRRRRGSGEDAAGTGEVGSAGEGSSAPRKLSRRVRRRRELAGNPAEGFSVAGDGARRLRTHLWHAKRFSMERRWGFILPVGAQGRGRGSRSVLKRLKNGTIVHDSSYFIPIELDGPEDSLLSILRMVLRPSPSDKTPDLKHLQGPVMQGVCYENAMLWDVRSPHSQIVGPVTYMWRSFSGENDKSEAEGDLSTAHSFDEKSRSSLRRQLWIWIHPAALDDGLSAIRFACERQIQDSGGVVKCCSLEGKIAKLEVMGFKAMQSIKKMLHPIKASKINMVPDTNHKSTSTDTSTNSSTVPHLLEASIIDHAEILQPGAILSMIVHDPREVSVKGTVSSSKLVSLDKENEGLEDVVPNADEVLSEVGNMLSSMWMHPGKHDIFLSDCRELWDSSQSINPPVAEEVLCAEKQRDRIKFFCLDSGNDQGQTTQENDSFSRSCPVVLLKHAKKGMPSLGWSIILPLSWVKPFWLFLVSHGAHVIGLRERRWIATKFRMPCFPYDYPDSKAYASYMSKEAAVFDKAVECRPAAKRPPVVPVPPLWRCIMACFHKDDGILSGPEVDDLVRANIVSPEKSSVNSESGDAEPSQAKVASLQLYVPRTIQILRQYVKEFDMKYLSLSSDMVTHTDKPNLTSNATIKMTCSICLTRVLIRAFKEGSFEEGAVVCAPLPSDLPAWKIRSEEEEECVEKWVLQLPQSHVSSYFSWFDPSIGNLQLPKDDAARDAFRLPIGFVTTGFVHGSNGQDAVAVAFCEAKLLAVLRRQQWAHENLQNRDICVLVRNARSAAYRRALATIILEHQESDLEFL
- the LOC120668517 gene encoding uncharacterized protein LOC120668517; translated protein: MEIDSGGGGGGAKRQRVDEQGDRCEAVDAGAVPVDRISVLPDELQLRILTHLSLKYAIRTGAVARGWRDLWKRRWEHRAVVEVYVGFRHDVRRELDALEREPRPRRRLDRFSFVVDICKLKSSELRRFTEYAAECRVEDLHVETRNRTLERKLNFHLPLCSPLLARLSLRRIGISTMYYKGAQPFRALVVIRLHSISIGHASFTKMMALCPNLITLDLLHCECGNFFYSVAMPQNLRNLTVAYCNGIASVNFELGPSLRSFRYSGDFGKAPFSSLPLDTVLSDLYIWFTLSVSEQCIIEKFHNSLPKDLSGLNVLTINYKALPVASSMPNLNLHSLRELQLCMFKMEAANIADIYVFLKTCQCPNLERLFVQFPSFVYGKPMEGSTDEVTEEPPEDGLDNLLMVKFRNFNWLRAEVQLVSFLLRKANSLDKLLIVSPRVTPLDLPDVQEANLLLVKEALANGKIMLSKSDDAATQPYHSERPS